In one Bacteroidota bacterium genomic region, the following are encoded:
- the uvrC gene encoding excinuclease ABC subunit UvrC, with amino-acid sequence MPAQDSLKQIISSLPLKPGIYKYFDAEGELLYIGKAKSLKKRVSSYFTKQHYESNKTKRLVSLIDKIEFTIVDTEYDALLLENILIKQYQPRYNVSLKDDKTYPFIKITNERFPKLFPTRRLFRDGAEYYGPYASVEMMYTILDLVKAIYPLRNCNLNLTEESIQAKKFKICLEYQIGNCKGPCEGYQSEEDYMASIKAIAKILKGNVSEVLYILKEQMATAAEQFKFEEAHQLKLKYNKLLEYQGRSTIVSQSITNLDVFSIAEEQNFAFINFLRVANGMIIQAQTIELKKKIDETTQELLQMGIAEIQNRYGNTSKEIVVPFEIELENQNIIFTVPKVGDKKKLLDLSLKNVLYFKRDKLAQYEKVNPDVRSDRILAQMQKDLRLPHPPKRIDCFDNSNFQGAYPVSAMVCFIDAKPAKKEYRHYKVKTVVGPDDFATMHEVITRRYSRVLEEKLPLPQLIIVDGGKGQLSSAVDALQKLDLFGKIPIIGIAKRLEELYYPGDELPLYIDKKSETLKTIQQLRDEAHRFGITFHRKLRNQGTLATELEDIEGIGDATAEKLLKYFRSVKKIKEAAIDELDGLVGKAKAKLVYEYFNPQK; translated from the coding sequence TTGCCAGCACAAGATTCTCTTAAGCAAATTATAAGTTCCCTGCCCTTGAAGCCGGGCATATACAAATACTTCGATGCGGAGGGTGAACTATTATATATTGGTAAAGCCAAAAGCTTGAAGAAGCGGGTGAGTAGCTATTTTACCAAACAACATTACGAGAGCAATAAAACCAAAAGATTGGTCTCTCTTATTGATAAAATTGAGTTTACGATTGTCGATACCGAGTATGATGCTCTGTTGCTTGAAAATATCTTAATCAAACAATATCAACCACGATATAATGTGAGTTTGAAGGACGATAAAACTTATCCATTTATCAAAATAACCAATGAACGTTTTCCCAAACTTTTTCCAACACGAAGATTGTTTAGGGATGGGGCAGAATATTATGGTCCGTATGCATCTGTAGAAATGATGTATACTATACTTGATTTGGTAAAAGCTATATATCCACTGCGAAATTGCAATTTGAATTTGACGGAAGAAAGTATACAAGCGAAGAAATTTAAGATTTGTTTGGAATATCAGATTGGCAATTGTAAAGGCCCTTGTGAGGGTTACCAAAGTGAAGAAGATTATATGGCTTCAATAAAAGCTATTGCCAAAATACTGAAAGGAAATGTGAGTGAAGTATTATATATTTTAAAAGAGCAAATGGCCACTGCGGCCGAGCAATTTAAATTTGAAGAGGCACATCAACTCAAACTAAAATATAACAAATTGTTGGAGTATCAAGGTCGGTCCACAATTGTGAGTCAAAGTATTACGAACCTTGATGTATTTTCTATTGCGGAAGAACAGAATTTTGCATTTATCAATTTTTTGCGTGTGGCTAACGGAATGATTATACAAGCACAAACGATAGAACTGAAAAAGAAAATTGATGAAACCACGCAAGAGTTATTGCAAATGGGCATTGCAGAGATTCAAAACCGTTATGGAAATACCTCTAAAGAAATTGTAGTCCCTTTTGAAATAGAACTCGAGAATCAAAATATTATATTCACCGTTCCAAAAGTAGGTGATAAGAAAAAATTATTGGATTTGTCGCTTAAAAATGTATTATACTTTAAGCGTGATAAATTAGCACAGTATGAGAAAGTAAATCCCGATGTCCGTTCGGATAGAATATTGGCTCAAATGCAAAAAGATCTGCGATTGCCACATCCACCTAAGCGTATCGACTGTTTTGATAATTCTAATTTTCAAGGAGCATATCCTGTAAGTGCGATGGTTTGTTTTATAGATGCCAAGCCTGCAAAAAAAGAATACCGGCATTATAAAGTAAAAACTGTTGTAGGTCCCGATGATTTTGCCACCATGCACGAAGTGATTACACGCCGCTATTCAAGGGTGTTGGAGGAGAAATTGCCTTTGCCGCAACTTATAATAGTTGATGGTGGAAAGGGGCAATTAAGTTCGGCAGTGGATGCGTTGCAAAAATTAGATTTATTTGGAAAAATTCCTATTATAGGTATTGCTAAAAGGCTGGAAGAATTATATTATCCAGGCGATGAATTACCTTTATATATTGACAAGAAATCGGAGACGCTAAAAACCATACAACAATTGCGAGACGAGGCTCACCGCTTTGGTATTACCTTTCACCGCAAGCTACGCAATCAAGGAACTTTAGCTACTGAATTGGAAGATATAGAAGGGATAGGGGACGCCACTGCCGAGAAATTATTGAAATATTTTCGTTCGGTAAAAAAGATAAAAGAAGCAGCTATTGATGAGCTGGATGGCTTGGTGGGAAAAGCAAAAGCAAAATTGGTATATGAATATTTTAATCCGCAAAAATGA